One stretch of Halapricum desulfuricans DNA includes these proteins:
- the samp2 gene encoding ubiquitin-like small modifier protein SAMP2, whose product MRVTVDVVGEDTHEVELEADGTYADLLEPLEYSRHEVSIVVDGQPVPEDQPVEVDRVQVLRLVQGG is encoded by the coding sequence ATGCGCGTCACCGTCGACGTCGTCGGCGAGGATACCCACGAGGTCGAACTCGAGGCGGACGGCACCTACGCGGATCTGCTGGAGCCGCTCGAATACAGCCGCCACGAGGTCTCGATCGTCGTCGACGGCCAGCCGGTACCCGAAGACCAGCCCGTCGAGGTCGATCGCGTGCAGGTCCTCAGACTCGTTCAGGGTGGCTAG